The nucleotide window GATTTAAAGATTGTCTAACAATTTCTGCCCGTGATTCAACCTCATTGATGATGTCGTATGTTGTGTAGTGTTCCCCCACCTCTAAGATGGGATTATAATCATGAATAAATGCTGAAGCATCCAAAATTTTGGGTTTCATAATAAACCACCTAAGAAGTAATTATTTACCCCTTAACATTTGAATCATGAGTATGCATGAAACTAACCCAAGAACGCAGCCATATATAAAAGTTAGATTTGAGGAGATTTTCCATAAAAATCCTGCTATTAAACTTGATGGTAAAGCGATTAATCCAGTTGCAGTCTGAAAAACTCCAAGGGCTGTTGCTTTAATTTCATTTGGAGATAAGTCAGAAACATAAGCCCTTTGATTTGTGTTGAGTATTGCATAGGCAACACCATAAAATACAAATAAAACAAAAAATACCTTTAGTGATTTAAATAACACAAATCCCAATGCGGTTAACGAAAATATCAAATACCCAAATGCTATAACCTTACCCTTTCCAATTTTATCGGATAGAATACCAAACGGTATGGAGAATATTGCATAGGAAATATTAAAAATAACATATAGTATAATAGAAATCTCCACAGCAAATTCACTAAGATGTTCTTGAACTTTTAAGATATAGAACATATAACTAAAATTGGCAAGAGCAAATACTGTAGAGATTAGGATGAATTGTTTGAGTGGTTTTGCCAATAATTTTAAATTTATCGGTTTAAAGTTTTTTGTATTTGCTTTTTCCACTTCTTTTACAAAAAATAGAGGAATTAAGGAGAAAAAAGCAGGCAATGATGCAATTAGCAATATGGATTTAAAATCAAGAACAAGATAATAAATTAATATAAATGCTGTCATTGAACCTAAAACTGCTCCAAAGGTATCAAGTGCTCTATGAATTCCAAAAGCCTTCCCTCTTTCTTTTGGCATTGATTCTGCTATGATTGCATCCCTTGGGGCTTCTCTAATCCCCTTTCCTATCCTTTCAAAACCTGAAAAAACTGCAACATATTCCCAAGTTTTTGAAAATGGTAGTAAAAGTTTAAAAATTGTGGATAAAAAATATCCAACAAATACAAATATCTTTCTCTTCCCAAATCTATCTGATAGGTATCCAAAAAAAACTTTAAAGATACTTGGTATGCTATCCCTCACCCCCCCAATCAAACCAACAACTACACTATCTCCACCCAATGAGATTATAAACATTGGCAATATGGCGGAGATTATTTCACTACTCACATCATTTAAAAAACTAACAATACCTAAAACAACAACATTTTTTGCTTTTTTATTCCCCATATTTACACCAGCAGAACCTATTAATCATTAATATATATTATCCCATTAAACTTTTTTGGTGATGTTATGGAGTTAAATGAAAAAAATGTTCTTGATTTATCATCATTTAGGATGATTACTGATGTGAATAGTAAAGGTAACAAATTAATCTTAGAAATAAACAAAAATTATGAATGTGAGGTAGAGATTCCATATAATGTAGATATAGAGGATGAAATGATTATAATAAACGAACATCCTCTCAAAGTAGAAAATATAAAGAGAGGAATATTGAACCTGATATCACTTAGTATTTCTCAAAACTTAGTAAATAAGGTAACTAATAGAAGAACATACTACATAGTCCCTCCAATACCATTAATAGGGCACACTGCATTTGGTTTAATCGACAGGGGAACAAACATCATACAAGTTAGAGGTTTAAGTGGATGTAACATAAACTGTCCGTTCTGTTCTGTCGATGAAGGAAAGTATTCCAAAACAAGAAAAAATGATTACTATGTTGATGTTGATTATTTGGTTGAAGAGTATAAAAAGATTGCTGAGTTTAAGGGAAACAAATTCATTGAGGCACACTTAGATGGACAGGGAGAACCTACTCTATATTACCCTTTGGCAGATTTGGTTCAAAATCTAAGTGAGATAAATAAGGATGGAAGAGGAATAGTATCAATACAGAGTAATGGAGTAGGTTTAACATATAAGATGATTGATGAGTTGGAAGAGGCAGGTCTGCATAGGATTAATTTGTCAATTAATGCACTGGATGAAAAGATGGCAAAAATCTTGGCTGGAAGGAAAGATTACAACATTGAGAAGATTTTAGATATTGCTGAGTATATAAAGAATTCAAAGATACACCTACTCATTGCCCCTATTCTGTTGCCAAATGTGAATGATGAGGAGTTTAAGAAGGTTATAGATTATGCAATTCAATTAGACCAAAGAATTCCCCAAAATGTTCTAAACCCAATAACAAACAAAAAAGATCCAATATTGGGGGTTCAGTTGTGTCTGATTTATCAGTTTGGTAGAAGGGTAAAGAAGATGAAAATTTGGGAATTTAAGAAGTTTTATAAATTGTTGAAGGATTACGAAGCCCAATATAAAGCAAAGGGTATTGATGTTAAATTAAAACTCCACCCGAGTGATTTTGGAACTCATAGGAGAAAGAAACTCCCATGTCCTTTTAAGGTTGGGGAATCTATTAATGTAGATGTTATTATGGATGGAAGGATTAGGGGAGAAGT belongs to Methanotorris formicicus Mc-S-70 and includes:
- a CDS encoding MFS transporter, which gives rise to MGNKKAKNVVVLGIVSFLNDVSSEIISAILPMFIISLGGDSVVVGLIGGVRDSIPSIFKVFFGYLSDRFGKRKIFVFVGYFLSTIFKLLLPFSKTWEYVAVFSGFERIGKGIREAPRDAIIAESMPKERGKAFGIHRALDTFGAVLGSMTAFILIYYLVLDFKSILLIASLPAFFSLIPLFFVKEVEKANTKNFKPINLKLLAKPLKQFILISTVFALANFSYMFYILKVQEHLSEFAVEISIILYVIFNISYAIFSIPFGILSDKIGKGKVIAFGYLIFSLTALGFVLFKSLKVFFVLFVFYGVAYAILNTNQRAYVSDLSPNEIKATALGVFQTATGLIALPSSLIAGFLWKISSNLTFIYGCVLGLVSCILMIQMLRGK
- a CDS encoding radical SAM protein, with the protein product MELNEKNVLDLSSFRMITDVNSKGNKLILEINKNYECEVEIPYNVDIEDEMIIINEHPLKVENIKRGILNLISLSISQNLVNKVTNRRTYYIVPPIPLIGHTAFGLIDRGTNIIQVRGLSGCNINCPFCSVDEGKYSKTRKNDYYVDVDYLVEEYKKIAEFKGNKFIEAHLDGQGEPTLYYPLADLVQNLSEINKDGRGIVSIQSNGVGLTYKMIDELEEAGLHRINLSINALDEKMAKILAGRKDYNIEKILDIAEYIKNSKIHLLIAPILLPNVNDEEFKKVIDYAIQLDQRIPQNVLNPITNKKDPILGVQLCLIYQFGRRVKKMKIWEFKKFYKLLKDYEAQYKAKGIDVKLKLHPSDFGTHRRKKLPCPFKVGESINVDVIMDGRIRGEVIGVSQNRIVQIINCKNEDRLIGNNIRVRILRTKDNIIVSTPTQ